A single window of Streptomyces sudanensis DNA harbors:
- a CDS encoding carbohydrate ABC transporter permease — protein sequence MQERAGGGAAPGAPSSAAGLSEGARQERRLGWLLCAPAVLVMAAVTAYPIGYALYLSLQRYDLRFPGRAEFVGLDNYAAVLSSPFWWEAFGVTVFITVVSVAVELVLGMALALVMHRTVVGRGTVRTAVLVPYGIVTVVAAFSWQYAWTPGTGYLAALLPAGEAPLTERWPALGLIILAEVWKTTPFMALLLLAGLALVPEETLRAAMVDGAGGWQRFTRVTLPLMKPAILVALLFRTLDAFRVFDSIYVLTAGAHGTGSVSILGYDNLFTALNLGIGSAVSVLIFLCVALIAFAFVKLFGAAAPGAGEGGR from the coding sequence GTGCAGGAGAGGGCCGGGGGCGGCGCGGCGCCGGGTGCGCCGTCCTCGGCCGCGGGGCTGTCCGAGGGGGCGCGGCAGGAGCGCCGGCTCGGGTGGCTGCTGTGCGCGCCCGCCGTGCTGGTGATGGCGGCCGTGACCGCCTACCCGATCGGCTACGCGCTCTACCTGTCGCTGCAACGCTACGACCTGCGCTTCCCCGGGCGGGCGGAGTTCGTGGGGCTGGACAACTACGCGGCGGTGCTGTCGTCGCCGTTCTGGTGGGAGGCGTTCGGGGTGACGGTGTTCATCACCGTCGTCTCGGTCGCGGTCGAGCTGGTGCTCGGGATGGCGCTGGCGCTGGTGATGCACCGCACGGTGGTGGGGCGGGGCACGGTCCGCACGGCGGTCCTCGTCCCGTACGGCATCGTCACCGTCGTAGCCGCCTTCTCTTGGCAGTACGCATGGACTCCCGGCACCGGGTACCTCGCCGCGCTGCTGCCGGCCGGCGAGGCGCCGCTGACGGAGCGGTGGCCGGCGCTGGGCCTGATCATCCTGGCGGAGGTGTGGAAGACGACGCCGTTCATGGCGCTGCTGCTCCTGGCGGGGCTGGCGCTGGTGCCGGAGGAGACGCTGCGGGCGGCGATGGTGGACGGGGCGGGCGGGTGGCAGCGCTTCACCCGGGTGACGCTGCCGCTGATGAAGCCGGCGATCCTGGTGGCGCTGCTGTTCCGCACCCTGGACGCGTTCCGCGTCTTCGACAGCATCTACGTGCTGACGGCCGGGGCGCACGGCACCGGCTCGGTGTCGATCCTCGGCTACGACAACCTGTTCACCGCCCTCAACCTCGGCATCGGGTCGGCGGTCTCGGTGCTGATCTTCCTGTGCGTGGCGCTGATCGCCTTCGCGTTCGTCAAGCTGTTCGGGGCGGCTGCCCCCGGGGCCGGGGAGGGTGGCCGCTGA
- a CDS encoding LysM peptidoglycan-binding domain-containing protein, with protein MPARGKHRRPRNSRLSRGIAVASTGGAALALPLTGAAAASAAPAAAPAAIADKPAAAPAAAKAAKAVTYTVTAGDTLSGIAEEHSVRGGWKKLYQDNRKAVGDDPSLIRPGLRLTVGAKAPAAKGKPAAKRSAPARADRSEARPAVAPLAAKAYTDDLDGWIRESLDVMARNGIPGTYEGIHRNIMRESSGNPSAINNWDSNAAAGTPSKGLLQVIDPTFRAYHVPGTSMDPFDPVANITAACNYAADRYGSIDNVHGAY; from the coding sequence ATGCCCGCACGGGGTAAGCACCGCCGTCCCAGGAACAGCCGCCTCAGTCGTGGAATCGCCGTCGCGAGCACCGGTGGGGCCGCCCTCGCCCTGCCCCTGACCGGCGCCGCCGCGGCCTCCGCCGCACCGGCCGCGGCGCCCGCCGCGATCGCCGACAAGCCCGCCGCCGCACCGGCCGCCGCCAAGGCCGCCAAGGCGGTGACGTACACCGTGACCGCCGGCGACACCCTCTCCGGCATCGCCGAGGAGCACTCCGTGCGGGGCGGCTGGAAGAAGCTGTACCAGGACAACAGGAAGGCCGTCGGTGACGACCCGTCACTCATCCGGCCCGGCCTGCGCCTCACCGTCGGGGCGAAGGCCCCGGCGGCGAAGGGGAAGCCCGCCGCGAAGCGTTCCGCGCCGGCCCGCGCCGACCGCTCCGAGGCCCGTCCCGCCGTCGCCCCCCTCGCGGCGAAGGCGTACACCGACGACCTCGACGGCTGGATCAGGGAATCGCTGGACGTCATGGCCCGGAACGGAATTCCGGGAACGTACGAGGGAATTCACCGCAACATCATGCGGGAGTCCTCCGGAAATCCGTCCGCGATCAACAACTGGGACTCGAACGCCGCCGCCGGGACGCCTTCCAAGGGCCTCCTCCAGGTCATCGACCCCACCTTCCGCGCGTACCACGTGCCCGGCACGTCCATGGACCCGTTCGACCCGGTCGCCAACATCACCGCCGCGTGCAACTACGCCGCCGACCGGTACGGCTCCATCGACAACGTCCACGGCGCGTACTGA
- a CDS encoding Hsp20/alpha crystallin family protein: protein MLMRTDPFQEFDRIAQRLLGASGTWSRPTAMPMDAYREGDEYVIALDLPGVDPDAIDVDVERNMLTVKAERRPQAKTENVQMELSERPLGVFSRQVMLADTLDVENIKGDYDAGVLTLRIPIAERAKPRKIAISATGEGSRKQIGG, encoded by the coding sequence ATGTTGATGCGCACCGATCCGTTCCAGGAGTTCGACCGGATCGCCCAGCGGCTCCTCGGCGCGTCCGGGACGTGGTCGCGGCCCACGGCGATGCCGATGGACGCGTACCGCGAAGGTGACGAGTACGTCATCGCCCTCGACCTGCCGGGCGTGGACCCCGACGCCATCGACGTCGACGTCGAGCGGAACATGCTGACGGTGAAGGCCGAGCGCAGGCCGCAGGCGAAGACCGAGAACGTGCAGATGGAGCTCTCCGAGCGCCCCCTGGGGGTGTTCTCCCGCCAGGTGATGCTGGCCGACACCCTCGACGTGGAGAACATCAAGGGCGACTACGACGCGGGTGTCCTCACGCTGCGCATCCCGATCGCCGAACGCGCCAAGCCGCGCAAGATCGCCATCAGCGCCACCGGTGAGGGCTCGCGCAAGCAGATCGGCGGCTGA
- a CDS encoding J domain-containing protein, whose translation MTTGRDADGARRDPYAVLGVAPTASARQITSAYRRLVRALHPDGAPGRDETERRASAGRLDAVVAAYGVLRDPARRAAYDAGRRRAPETPGPGPAARPTPRAEPPAPGGGLLWVGPVRIRPPH comes from the coding sequence GTGACGACGGGACGGGATGCCGACGGCGCCCGGCGCGACCCCTACGCGGTGCTGGGGGTGGCGCCCACGGCGTCGGCCCGGCAGATCACCTCCGCCTACCGGCGGCTCGTCCGCGCCCTGCACCCGGACGGCGCCCCGGGCCGCGACGAGACCGAACGCCGGGCGTCCGCCGGGCGGTTGGACGCGGTGGTCGCCGCGTACGGGGTGCTGCGCGACCCGGCGCGGCGCGCGGCGTACGACGCCGGCCGGCGCCGCGCGCCGGAGACCCCGGGCCCCGGCCCGGCCGCCCGGCCGACACCTCGCGCGGAGCCCCCGGCACCCGGCGGCGGACTGCTGTGGGTGGGCCCGGTCCGCATACGGCCACCACACTGA
- a CDS encoding DUF5997 family protein has protein sequence MTSHRTPQTMKPATAAKKLGVYLEATPAEFQEGAVSRDELNALQTDPPEWLRELRRNGPHPRPVVAARLGVSISGLARGGVTEALTTDQIEALRAEDPEWLRRERATQAEVRKEAERIREKRAAEQGAGPRP, from the coding sequence ATGACGTCGCACCGCACCCCCCAGACGATGAAGCCCGCGACCGCGGCGAAGAAGCTGGGGGTCTACCTCGAAGCCACCCCCGCGGAGTTCCAGGAGGGTGCCGTCTCGCGCGACGAGCTGAACGCCCTGCAGACCGATCCGCCCGAGTGGCTGCGGGAGCTGCGGCGCAACGGCCCCCACCCCCGCCCCGTGGTCGCGGCCCGGCTCGGCGTCTCCATCTCGGGCCTCGCCCGCGGCGGGGTCACCGAGGCCCTCACCACCGACCAGATCGAGGCCCTGAGGGCGGAGGACCCCGAGTGGCTGCGCAGGGAGCGGGCCACGCAGGCGGAGGTCCGCAAGGAGGCCGAGCGGATCAGGGAGAAGCGCGCCGCCGAGCAGGGCGCCGGCCCGCGCCCCTGA
- a CDS encoding DUF2267 domain-containing protein has translation MRMRWESFLDAVRERGEYPSPHEAERAARVVLALLGAHLVGEVRTELAARLPETFELILLNPLQAAEPLSPERFTRATAAWIEGATEETAKWDAGAVLSVVADAAGDDLMRRVLLQLPPGYDLLFGRPRAA, from the coding sequence ATGCGCATGAGGTGGGAGTCCTTCCTGGACGCGGTCCGGGAACGCGGCGAGTACCCGTCGCCGCACGAGGCGGAGCGCGCCGCCAGGGTCGTCCTCGCGCTGCTCGGGGCGCACCTGGTCGGGGAGGTGCGGACCGAACTGGCCGCCAGACTGCCGGAGACCTTCGAACTGATCCTGCTCAACCCCCTCCAGGCCGCCGAGCCCCTCTCCCCCGAGCGGTTCACCCGCGCCACCGCGGCATGGATCGAGGGAGCCACCGAGGAGACCGCCAAGTGGGACGCCGGCGCCGTGCTGAGCGTCGTCGCCGACGCCGCGGGCGACGACCTCATGCGCCGCGTCCTGCTCCAGCTCCCTCCGGGGTACGACCTTCTCTTCGGCCGCCCGCGGGCGGCCTGA
- a CDS encoding ABC transporter substrate-binding protein has product MRGAARGLRALLVLPLLASPLAACGSGERAGAPVLNWYNFPDDSGALDSAARNCTRAADGRYRIVYHKLPRTADGQRQQLVRRLAAEDSSIDIMGLDVTWAAEFAEAGWIRPWTGEARRRAEQGTLEVPLQTGMWKDRLYAVPYNTNTQLLWYRADLVEKPPRTWAEMLAAARRLAAEGRPHFIEIQGAQYEGLTVWFNTLVASAGGSILDAGATAPALGPPAVRAATIMRDLARSPAADPSLPNQMEDQNRLAMESGRAAFQLNYPFVHPSMKANNPELFRHLRWAPYPRVDAARPARPTIGGNDLAVGAYSRHPRQAFEAALCLRNRENQIEAAVKGGLPPTLRELYSDAEFVRNYPFADAIRRALENASVRPRTPAYQNVSIVIAHTLSPPSAIDPRRSVETIEGQIEDALQSKGLIP; this is encoded by the coding sequence GTGCGCGGCGCGGCCCGCGGGCTGCGGGCGCTGCTCGTGCTGCCGCTGCTGGCGTCGCCGCTGGCCGCCTGCGGTTCCGGCGAGCGGGCCGGTGCCCCGGTGCTGAACTGGTACAACTTCCCCGACGACTCGGGGGCGCTGGACTCCGCGGCGCGCAACTGCACCCGCGCGGCGGACGGCCGCTACCGGATCGTGTACCACAAGCTGCCGCGCACCGCCGACGGGCAGCGGCAGCAACTGGTGCGCAGGCTGGCGGCCGAGGACTCCTCCATCGACATCATGGGCCTGGACGTCACCTGGGCCGCCGAGTTCGCCGAGGCGGGCTGGATCCGGCCGTGGACCGGCGAGGCGCGCCGCCGCGCCGAGCAGGGCACCCTGGAGGTGCCCCTGCAGACCGGCATGTGGAAGGACCGGCTGTACGCGGTCCCGTACAACACCAACACGCAGTTGCTCTGGTACCGCGCCGACCTCGTCGAGAAGCCGCCGCGCACCTGGGCGGAGATGCTGGCCGCCGCCCGCCGGCTGGCCGCCGAGGGCAGACCCCACTTCATCGAGATCCAGGGCGCCCAGTACGAGGGCCTGACGGTCTGGTTCAACACGCTCGTGGCCAGCGCGGGCGGCTCCATCCTCGACGCCGGGGCGACCGCCCCCGCCCTGGGGCCGCCGGCGGTCCGGGCGGCCACGATCATGCGGGACCTCGCCAGGTCCCCGGCGGCCGACCCGTCGCTGCCGAACCAGATGGAGGACCAGAACCGGCTCGCGATGGAGTCCGGGCGGGCGGCGTTCCAGTTGAACTACCCGTTCGTCCACCCGTCGATGAAGGCCAACAACCCCGAGCTGTTCAGGCACCTGCGCTGGGCCCCGTACCCGAGGGTGGACGCCGCACGGCCCGCCAGACCCACGATCGGCGGGAACGACCTCGCGGTCGGCGCGTACTCCCGCCACCCCCGGCAGGCGTTCGAGGCGGCGCTGTGCCTGCGCAACCGGGAGAACCAGATCGAGGCGGCCGTGAAGGGCGGGCTGCCGCCGACGCTGCGGGAGCTGTACTCCGACGCGGAGTTCGTGCGGAACTACCCGTTCGCCGACGCCATCCGCCGGGCGCTGGAGAACGCCAGCGTCCGCCCCCGCACCCCCGCCTACCAGAACGTGTCCATCGTCATCGCCCACACCCTGTCCCCGCCCTCGGCGATCGACCCCCGCCGGTCCGTGGAGACCATCGAGGGGCAGATCGAGGACGCCCTCCAGTCGAAGGGGCTGATCCCGTGA
- a CDS encoding carbohydrate ABC transporter permease yields the protein MARSGKRNVTGWTVANVVVVAYALIPVWWIAALSFKDPSTLADGSFVPTRWTWDNYRGIFETAEFTRALVNSIGIALIATVVAVALGTMAAYAVARLRFPGKRLLIGLSLLIAMFPPISLVSPLFDIERALGLFDTWPGLILPYMTFSLPLAIYTLSAFFREIPWDLEKAAKVDGATPAQAFRLVIAPLAAPGVFTTAILVFIFCWNDFLFAISLTSTQSARTVPAAIAFFTGSSQFQEPTGSIAAAAMVITVPIIVFVLLFQRRIVAGLTSGAVKG from the coding sequence ATGGCCCGTTCGGGAAAGCGGAACGTGACCGGGTGGACGGTCGCCAACGTCGTCGTCGTGGCGTACGCGCTGATCCCCGTGTGGTGGATCGCGGCGCTGTCCTTCAAGGACCCCTCGACGCTCGCGGACGGCAGCTTCGTCCCGACGAGGTGGACGTGGGACAACTACCGGGGGATCTTCGAGACGGCGGAGTTCACCCGGGCGCTGGTCAACTCGATCGGCATCGCGCTGATCGCCACCGTCGTCGCCGTGGCGCTGGGCACGATGGCCGCGTACGCGGTGGCCCGGCTGCGCTTCCCCGGCAAGCGGCTGCTGATCGGCCTGTCGCTGCTGATCGCGATGTTCCCGCCGATCTCGCTGGTGTCGCCGCTGTTCGACATCGAGCGGGCGCTGGGGCTGTTCGACACCTGGCCGGGGCTGATCCTGCCGTACATGACCTTCTCGCTGCCGCTGGCGATCTACACGCTGTCGGCGTTCTTCCGGGAGATCCCGTGGGACCTGGAGAAGGCGGCGAAGGTCGACGGGGCGACGCCCGCGCAGGCGTTCCGGCTGGTGATCGCGCCGCTGGCGGCGCCGGGGGTGTTCACGACGGCGATCCTGGTCTTCATCTTCTGCTGGAACGACTTCCTCTTCGCGATCTCCCTCACCTCCACGCAGTCGGCGCGGACGGTGCCGGCGGCGATCGCGTTCTTCACCGGCAGCAGCCAGTTCCAGGAGCCGACCGGTTCGATCGCCGCCGCCGCGATGGTGATCACCGTGCCGATCATCGTCTTCGTCCTGCTCTTCCAGCGGCGCATCGTCGCCGGGCTGACCTCGGGGGCCGTCAAGGGCTGA
- a CDS encoding DUF2267 domain-containing protein — MTWQELVDRIRTAGRYDSDAEAERVLRAVLTVLGGQVVGEERCELVRVLPAEAGALLASQVPVTEPLTAPGFVDHVARALAPFTVAEARWATSTVLTVVAAYAGDPLTRRILAGLPRGYALLFGLAELAPAA; from the coding sequence ATGACGTGGCAGGAACTCGTGGACCGCATCCGCACCGCCGGCCGCTACGACTCCGACGCGGAGGCCGAGCGCGTGCTGCGGGCCGTGCTGACGGTACTGGGCGGCCAGGTCGTCGGCGAGGAGCGCTGCGAACTGGTGCGGGTCCTGCCCGCCGAGGCCGGCGCCCTGCTCGCCTCCCAGGTGCCGGTCACCGAGCCCCTCACCGCACCGGGGTTCGTCGACCACGTCGCCCGCGCGCTGGCGCCGTTCACCGTCGCCGAGGCCCGCTGGGCCACCTCCACGGTCCTGACCGTCGTCGCCGCGTACGCGGGCGACCCCCTCACGCGGCGGATCCTCGCCGGACTGCCCCGCGGCTACGCGCTCCTGTTCGGCCTGGCCGAACTGGCCCCCGCCGCCTGA
- a CDS encoding ABC transporter ATP-binding protein, which yields MAEIVLEGITKRYPDGAVAVRDVDLTVADGEFVILVGPSGCGKSTTLNMIAGLEDITEGTLRIGGRVVNDEPPKDRDIAMVFQSYALYPHMSVRENMGFALRLAKTDKAVIREKVEEAARILDLTEHLDRKPANLSGGQRQRVAMGRAIVRDPKAFLMDEPLSNLDAKLRVQMRTQISRLQQRLGTTTVYVTHDQTEAMTLGDRVVVMRGGVVQQVGTPQYLYEQPHNLFVAGFIGSPAMNFLHASLEEGLLRTAVGDIPLDAEAYRRLERAGAPRDVIVGLRPEAFEDAALVDPDLPGARFTATVDVVESLGSDVYAYFTEEGWEAAPSEDLAELAADSGAAEAGGGHQIITRLGTATRVREGERAELYVDTSGMHVFDPRSGANLTLREAAPGGR from the coding sequence GTGGCCGAGATCGTTCTCGAGGGCATCACCAAGAGGTACCCGGACGGTGCCGTGGCCGTGCGGGACGTCGACCTGACCGTCGCCGACGGGGAGTTCGTCATCCTGGTGGGGCCCTCCGGGTGCGGGAAGTCCACGACCCTCAACATGATCGCGGGCCTGGAGGACATCACCGAGGGCACGCTCCGCATCGGCGGGCGGGTCGTCAACGACGAGCCCCCGAAGGACCGCGACATCGCCATGGTCTTCCAGAGCTACGCCCTCTACCCGCACATGAGCGTGCGGGAGAACATGGGCTTCGCGCTGCGCCTGGCGAAGACCGACAAGGCGGTGATCCGGGAGAAGGTCGAGGAGGCCGCCCGGATCCTCGACCTCACCGAGCACCTGGACCGCAAGCCGGCGAACCTGTCGGGCGGCCAGCGGCAGCGCGTCGCCATGGGCCGCGCCATCGTCCGCGACCCCAAGGCGTTCCTGATGGACGAGCCGCTGTCCAACCTGGACGCGAAGCTGCGGGTGCAGATGCGCACCCAGATCTCCCGGCTCCAGCAGCGGCTCGGCACGACGACCGTGTACGTGACGCACGACCAGACCGAGGCGATGACGCTCGGGGACCGCGTGGTGGTGATGCGCGGCGGCGTCGTCCAGCAGGTCGGCACACCGCAGTACCTGTACGAGCAGCCGCACAACCTGTTCGTGGCCGGTTTCATCGGGTCGCCCGCGATGAACTTCCTGCACGCCTCGCTGGAGGAGGGCCTGCTGCGCACCGCGGTCGGGGATATTCCGCTGGACGCGGAGGCGTACCGGCGGCTGGAGCGGGCCGGGGCGCCGCGGGACGTGATCGTGGGGCTGCGGCCGGAGGCGTTCGAGGACGCGGCGCTGGTGGACCCGGACCTGCCGGGCGCCCGGTTCACCGCGACGGTGGACGTCGTGGAGTCCCTGGGCTCCGACGTGTACGCGTACTTCACCGAGGAGGGCTGGGAGGCCGCGCCGAGCGAGGACCTGGCGGAGCTGGCGGCGGACTCCGGGGCGGCCGAGGCGGGCGGCGGCCACCAGATCATCACCCGGCTCGGCACGGCGACCCGGGTGCGCGAGGGCGAGCGGGCGGAGCTGTACGTCGACACGTCGGGCATGCACGTCTTCGACCCGCGCTCCGGTGCCAACCTCACCCTCCGCGAGGCCGCCCCGGGCGGGCGCTGA
- a CDS encoding LysR family transcriptional regulator substrate-binding protein: protein MTGSEGPPSFRLAYVPGVTPAKWVRIWRERLPDVPLDLVAVPAAEARDVLRRGGADAGLLRLPVDGTDLSAIPLYTETTVVVVPRDHVVSAVEEVSAEDLADEIVFHPLDDTLDWEHPPGRPAFERPATTADAVELVAAGVGLLVVPQSLARLHHRRDLTYRPVTGVPQSRVALSWPQERTTDLVEDFIGIVRGRTVNSTRGRRPAAGAKEPEAGRAADGAGAARRRGGGRQPGKTPRRGSGAGQGVRRGRPRRRS from the coding sequence GTGACAGGCTCGGAAGGACCCCCGTCGTTCAGGCTCGCGTACGTCCCGGGCGTGACGCCCGCGAAGTGGGTGCGGATCTGGCGGGAGCGGCTGCCGGACGTGCCGCTGGACCTCGTCGCGGTGCCCGCCGCCGAGGCGCGGGACGTGCTGCGGCGCGGCGGCGCGGACGCCGGCCTCCTCCGGCTGCCGGTCGACGGGACGGACCTCAGCGCCATCCCGCTGTACACCGAGACGACGGTGGTCGTGGTGCCCAGGGACCACGTCGTCAGCGCCGTCGAGGAGGTGTCCGCCGAGGACCTCGCCGACGAGATCGTGTTCCACCCGCTCGACGACACGCTCGACTGGGAGCACCCGCCGGGGCGGCCCGCGTTCGAGCGCCCCGCGACGACGGCGGACGCCGTGGAACTGGTCGCGGCGGGCGTGGGGCTGCTGGTGGTCCCGCAGTCGCTGGCCCGGCTGCACCACCGCAGGGACCTCACGTACCGGCCGGTCACGGGCGTCCCGCAGTCCCGGGTGGCGCTGTCGTGGCCGCAGGAGCGGACGACGGACCTGGTGGAGGACTTCATCGGGATCGTCCGCGGGCGGACGGTGAACAGCACGCGCGGGCGCCGCCCGGCCGCCGGGGCGAAGGAGCCGGAGGCCGGCCGTGCGGCCGACGGCGCGGGCGCGGCCCGGCGCCGGGGCGGCGGGCGGCAGCCGGGGAAGACCCCGCGGCGCGGCTCCGGCGCCGGGCAGGGCGTCCGGCGCGGCCGGCCGCGCCGCCGCTCCTGA
- a CDS encoding dienelactone hydrolase family protein: MTAFVLVGEVFTGGWIWDEVAALLREAGAEVHAATLPADAGADLDAHVRHVAELVDGTAAARAVLVGHGYGIHPVLGAADLRPARTARIVHLDAGMPRDGDPALNLLPDGAVRERLLRPDAGDEPVAPPAAPGEWSRWGSVEGVPAEALERLTRLAVPQPPRTLTAPLRLTGAAAGTPTTGVLCSANGPGIATVQALVDLGDPRLRALADPRVTFFELATGHWPMLSAPRELADALLAAAAGEGHRLTPAGTRTPPHLRPFLLDVPERRRERHGRVDLYLPDGAGPERPSPAVLFVHGGPVPAGARPTPRDWPAFTGYGGYVAGLGAVGATVDHRLHEIADYPRAAGDVADAVALLRADPRVDADRIALWFFSAGGLLSAPWLAAPPPWLRCVAATYPLLAPMPGWGTTGPDFRPAAAVRTAGRLPLVLTRVERERPEIAVTVEEFLTAAAGSGAAVEVVDVPGAHHGFETVDRTDGARAAVERAVRAVLGHLRGA, encoded by the coding sequence ATGACGGCGTTCGTACTGGTGGGAGAGGTCTTCACCGGAGGGTGGATCTGGGACGAGGTGGCGGCCCTGCTGCGGGAGGCGGGCGCCGAGGTGCACGCGGCGACCCTCCCGGCGGACGCGGGCGCGGACCTGGACGCCCACGTCCGGCACGTGGCGGAACTCGTCGACGGGACCGCCGCGGCGCGGGCCGTGCTCGTCGGGCACGGGTACGGCATCCACCCCGTGCTCGGCGCCGCCGACCTGCGCCCCGCGCGGACCGCCCGGATCGTCCACCTGGACGCGGGCATGCCCCGGGACGGGGACCCGGCGCTGAACCTCCTCCCCGACGGGGCGGTGCGCGAACGGCTGCTGCGGCCGGACGCCGGGGACGAGCCGGTGGCGCCGCCCGCGGCGCCCGGCGAGTGGAGCCGCTGGGGGAGCGTCGAGGGCGTCCCCGCCGAGGCCCTGGAGCGGCTCACCCGGCTCGCCGTGCCGCAGCCGCCGCGCACCCTCACCGCGCCGCTCCGGCTGACCGGCGCGGCCGCGGGGACGCCGACGACCGGGGTGCTGTGCAGCGCCAACGGACCGGGCATCGCCACGGTCCAGGCGCTCGTCGACCTCGGGGACCCCCGGCTCCGGGCGCTCGCCGACCCCCGGGTGACGTTCTTCGAACTCGCCACCGGCCACTGGCCGATGCTGTCGGCGCCCCGGGAGCTCGCGGACGCCCTGCTCGCCGCCGCCGCCGGCGAAGGCCACCGGCTGACCCCCGCCGGCACCAGGACACCGCCGCACCTGCGGCCGTTCCTGCTGGACGTGCCCGAGCGGCGCCGCGAACGGCACGGCCGCGTCGACCTGTACCTCCCCGACGGCGCCGGCCCCGAACGCCCCTCACCCGCCGTGCTGTTCGTGCACGGCGGGCCGGTGCCCGCCGGGGCGCGCCCCACCCCGCGCGACTGGCCCGCGTTCACGGGCTACGGCGGGTACGTCGCCGGCCTGGGCGCCGTCGGGGCCACCGTCGACCACCGGCTGCACGAGATCGCCGACTACCCCCGCGCCGCCGGGGACGTGGCCGACGCCGTGGCCCTGCTGCGGGCGGACCCGCGCGTCGACGCCGACCGGATCGCGCTGTGGTTCTTCTCCGCCGGCGGGCTGCTGTCCGCGCCGTGGCTCGCCGCGCCGCCGCCGTGGCTGCGCTGCGTGGCGGCGACGTACCCGCTGCTCGCGCCGATGCCCGGCTGGGGGACGACCGGCCCGGACTTCCGGCCCGCCGCCGCGGTCCGCACGGCCGGCCGGCTGCCGCTGGTGCTGACCCGCGTGGAGCGGGAGCGGCCCGAGATCGCGGTGACCGTCGAGGAGTTCCTCACCGCCGCGGCCGGTTCGGGGGCGGCCGTCGAGGTGGTCGACGTGCCGGGCGCGCACCACGGCTTCGAGACCGTCGACCGCACGGACGGGGCCCGCGCGGCCGTGGAGCGGGCCGTGCGCGCGGTCCTCGGCCACCTGCGCGGCGCGTGA